A genomic window from Pseudomonas alcaligenes includes:
- the fhuF gene encoding siderophore-iron reductase FhuF — protein sequence MIPAIAPLFQGPFAHYRDVLTLADDPRPALSGREFVSSLRLEEQMLRFAPEHAEGDRRALMSLWSKYYFLRLIPPVLAAGLILNWRLPLAFDEIQVVVGADGLPEAFKLPHAGERWAAAPANGFERFSGLLDDNLLPFIDGLRAHRKIAARVLWSNAGNYFEWFMSTLGGLPFPKPMLAQGFEILQSKLRPDGSRNPLFEPVSYVPQGEGCAPWRQRKLCCIRNELGMAMCDNCPLLEEPPTEGVAVLD from the coding sequence ATGATCCCGGCCATTGCCCCGCTGTTCCAAGGGCCCTTTGCCCACTACCGCGATGTTTTGACTCTCGCGGATGACCCACGCCCGGCACTGTCCGGGCGTGAGTTCGTCAGCTCCCTGCGTCTGGAAGAGCAGATGCTGCGCTTCGCCCCGGAGCATGCCGAGGGCGACCGCCGCGCGCTGATGTCGCTGTGGTCGAAGTACTATTTCCTGCGCCTGATCCCGCCAGTGCTGGCCGCCGGCCTGATCCTCAACTGGCGACTGCCACTGGCGTTCGACGAGATCCAGGTGGTGGTCGGTGCCGACGGCCTGCCCGAGGCCTTCAAGCTGCCGCATGCCGGTGAGCGCTGGGCTGCGGCGCCAGCCAACGGTTTCGAGCGCTTTTCCGGCCTGCTGGACGACAATCTGCTGCCCTTCATCGACGGCCTGCGCGCCCATCGCAAGATTGCTGCGCGGGTGCTGTGGAGCAACGCCGGCAACTACTTCGAGTGGTTCATGTCGACGCTCGGCGGCCTGCCGTTCCCCAAACCGATGCTGGCCCAGGGTTTCGAGATACTGCAAAGCAAGCTACGCCCGGATGGCAGCCGCAACCCGCTGTTCGAGCCGGTCAGCTACGTGCCGCAGGGCGAAGGCTGCGCACCCTGGCGCCAGCGCAAGCTGTGCTGCATCCGTAACGAGCTGGGCATGGCGATGTGCGACAACTGTCCGCTGCTGGAAGAGCCGCCGACGGAAGGTGTGGCCGTACTGGATTGA
- a CDS encoding lysine N(6)-hydroxylase/L-ornithine N(5)-oxygenase family protein: MSIETLEYDVIGLGFGPANLAIAVALEEDRRVREHGLRYCFLEKKPAFEWHGGMLLDDSRMQISFLKDLATLRNPSSRYTFVNYLHQKRRLEAFINISTFTPSRLEYNDYLSWAASHFAERVHYGEEVIGVEPVLDGGEVSRVKVISRLADGRTRARITRNLVVSIGGEPAVPELFRTLRDDGRVIHSAQYLERIQGIAEPRRIAVIGSGQSAAEIFSDLCGRYPNAEVSMVMRSQAMRPADDSPFVNEIFDPAYTDVVYGQAPEEREAFIQANAQTNYSVVNLDLIESIYHRLYQQKVTGHAPHSLLTQRSIEAVEAGAEGIRLGLNGPEGREERLFDAVVLATGYRRDGYKRLLAGLQAHLGEGVGRDYRLCCPPQMSAGIYLQGCCESSHGLSDTLLSVLAIRSQEVVDALLDNRRQRHTQGVTSACA; the protein is encoded by the coding sequence ATGAGCATAGAAACACTGGAATACGATGTGATCGGGCTGGGCTTCGGCCCTGCCAACCTGGCCATTGCCGTGGCCCTGGAAGAAGACCGCCGGGTGCGTGAACACGGCCTGCGCTACTGCTTCCTGGAGAAGAAGCCGGCCTTCGAATGGCACGGCGGCATGCTGCTGGACGACAGCCGCATGCAGATTTCCTTCCTCAAGGACCTGGCCACGCTGCGCAACCCCTCCAGCCGCTACACCTTCGTCAATTACCTGCACCAGAAGCGCCGTCTGGAGGCCTTCATCAACATCAGCACCTTTACGCCGTCGCGCCTGGAGTACAACGACTACCTGAGCTGGGCTGCCAGCCACTTCGCCGAACGGGTGCACTACGGCGAGGAAGTCATAGGCGTCGAGCCGGTGCTGGACGGCGGCGAAGTAAGCCGGGTCAAGGTGATCTCACGCCTGGCCGATGGCCGCACCCGTGCGCGCATCACCCGCAACCTGGTGGTCAGCATCGGTGGCGAACCGGCGGTGCCGGAGCTGTTCCGTACACTGCGCGACGATGGCCGTGTCATTCATTCGGCCCAGTATCTGGAGCGGATCCAGGGCATCGCCGAGCCACGCCGCATCGCCGTGATCGGTTCCGGGCAGAGCGCGGCGGAGATCTTCAGCGACCTGTGCGGGCGTTATCCCAATGCCGAAGTGTCCATGGTCATGCGCAGCCAGGCCATGCGTCCGGCCGACGACAGCCCCTTCGTCAACGAGATCTTCGATCCGGCGTATACCGACGTGGTCTACGGCCAGGCACCGGAAGAGCGCGAGGCCTTCATCCAGGCCAACGCCCAGACCAACTACTCGGTGGTCAACCTGGATCTGATCGAGAGCATCTACCATCGCCTGTACCAGCAGAAGGTCACCGGCCATGCGCCGCACAGCCTGCTGACCCAGCGCAGCATCGAGGCGGTCGAGGCGGGCGCCGAGGGTATCCGCCTGGGTCTGAACGGCCCGGAAGGCCGCGAGGAGCGCCTGTTCGACGCAGTGGTTCTGGCCACCGGTTATCGCCGAGACGGCTACAAGCGCCTGCTGGCCGGGCTGCAGGCGCATCTCGGCGAAGGCGTCGGGCGCGACTACCGCCTGTGCTGCCCGCCGCAGATGAGCGCCGGTATCTACCTGCAGGGCTGCTGCGAGTCCAGCCACGGCCTGAGCGATACCCTGCTGTCGGTACTGGCGATACGTTCGCAGGAAGTGGTCGACGCTTTGCTGGATAATCGCCGCCAGCGCCACACACAGGGAGTTACCAGCGCATGTGCCTGA
- a CDS encoding GNAT family N-acetyltransferase, whose protein sequence is MSSDRLAHLPLPDGRRLVGRDDGASLALHLDERALLRARRQGRLMVPLELAVEEQAEALWALAYWCFANDTQLQAVCLQLDSVDPALLASGLLVGEGADLRIERGSFWQLPRPFLRTSGSAGYPQQMVMHPTGRRHPRRAPKPAGEVYRRFDATLGAWISLRTLDIDEDLERFNRWQNSARVAAFWQEEGDLTKHRRYLEELAVDPRVLTLIGCFDDQPFAYYEAYWAKEDRIAPFFDVDDYDRGIHMLVGEESHRGPHKVASWLSALTHYLFLDDPRTQRVVAEPRADNARMIGHMQAQGYHKAKEFDFPHKRAALMVQSREVFFERCRLA, encoded by the coding sequence ATGAGTTCTGATCGCCTGGCTCACCTTCCGCTGCCCGATGGGCGGCGGCTGGTCGGCCGCGACGACGGTGCCAGCCTGGCCCTGCATCTGGATGAGCGTGCGCTGCTGCGCGCGCGCCGCCAGGGCAGGCTGATGGTGCCGCTGGAGCTGGCAGTCGAGGAGCAGGCCGAAGCCCTGTGGGCACTGGCCTACTGGTGCTTCGCCAACGACACCCAGCTGCAGGCCGTGTGCCTGCAGCTGGACTCGGTCGACCCGGCCCTGCTGGCCAGTGGTCTGCTGGTGGGTGAGGGTGCCGATCTGCGTATCGAGCGTGGCTCGTTCTGGCAGCTGCCGAGGCCCTTCCTGCGCACTTCCGGCAGTGCCGGCTACCCGCAGCAGATGGTCATGCACCCGACGGGCCGCCGTCACCCACGCCGCGCCCCTAAGCCGGCGGGCGAGGTCTATCGGCGTTTCGATGCCACTCTGGGCGCCTGGATATCCCTGCGCACCCTGGACATCGACGAGGACCTGGAGCGCTTCAATCGCTGGCAGAACAGTGCTCGCGTGGCGGCGTTCTGGCAGGAAGAGGGCGATCTCACCAAGCATCGCCGCTACCTGGAGGAACTAGCCGTTGACCCACGCGTGCTGACGCTGATCGGCTGCTTCGACGACCAGCCCTTCGCCTACTACGAGGCCTATTGGGCCAAGGAAGACCGTATCGCGCCCTTCTTCGATGTGGACGACTACGACCGCGGCATCCATATGCTGGTGGGCGAGGAGAGCCATAGGGGCCCGCACAAGGTGGCCAGCTGGCTGAGCGCACTGACCCACTACCTGTTCCTCGACGATCCGCGCACCCAGCGCGTGGTTGCCGAACCCCGCGCGGACAACGCCCGGATGATCGGCCACATGCAGGCGCAGGGGTACCACAAGGCCAAGGAATTCGATTTCCCGCACAAGCGCGCGGCACTCATGGTGCAGTCCCGCGAGGTGTTCTTCGAACGCTGCCGCTTGGCATGA
- a CDS encoding TonB-dependent siderophore receptor — MKQSSKVPFAKARLPLAMACALGAFSLVAQAEEPAQQAVELDTLNISGELDSPVGEDQGYVAKNSRSATKINTPLSETPRSVSVVTEEQMKDRNVQTISEALRYSGGVQAGFYGEDNKQDWFIIRGFKQANNGLFMDGSRIYSSAFYSWQIDPYMLERIEVLKGAASVLYGQTPPGGLINLQSKRPNADARNEVGVQYGSYNRKQVNLDVGGKLDEEGDVLYRMVALSRDTGTQVDDVDAARILLAPSMTLNFNDDTSLTLLASVQKDRSDPQLQFLPSSGTIEHNPNGKIDTDTAVGDPGYETFERDQYTLGYELNHRINDNWDFQQNLRYGHMELELRQLFYYFNLTDSLIGRGLTYNDGKADNLSVDNRLLGNWFGDRWENTLLLGVDYQQLKINDRSPNGYPNFPIIPALDIYNPVYGQPIGDFDLEDKDTRADQMGYYIQEQFKYDNWVFLLGGRFDKSRTDFDNNTTGVSHNVRDEDFTWSGGIAHVFDNGLTPYISYSEFFLPVTDLNTVTNEPFKPEEGNQKEIGIKYQPEGLDAMFTAAVFELTQENVKKNLTTPTGSVPTQLGEVRSRGIELEAQANVTENISLIASYTKLDPETTKSTREEEKGKAPANVADEMAALWGKYQFIGGALDGLEFGAGVRHTSSSYGDNTETLEVPSYTLLDAMVGYRIQDVRLQLTASNLTDKEYVTACDYYCWYGNRRNVIASVSYEF, encoded by the coding sequence ATGAAACAGTCGTCGAAGGTGCCCTTCGCAAAAGCCCGCCTGCCATTGGCCATGGCCTGCGCCCTGGGCGCTTTCAGCCTGGTTGCCCAGGCTGAGGAACCGGCCCAGCAGGCCGTGGAACTCGACACGCTGAACATCAGTGGCGAACTGGACAGCCCGGTCGGCGAGGACCAGGGTTATGTGGCCAAGAACAGCCGCAGCGCTACCAAGATCAACACTCCCCTGAGCGAAACCCCGCGTTCGGTCTCGGTCGTCACCGAAGAGCAGATGAAGGACCGCAATGTCCAGACCATCAGCGAGGCGCTGCGTTATTCGGGCGGCGTACAGGCCGGCTTCTACGGTGAGGACAACAAGCAGGACTGGTTCATCATTCGTGGCTTCAAGCAGGCCAACAACGGCCTGTTCATGGACGGCTCGCGCATCTACTCCAGTGCCTTCTACAGCTGGCAGATCGACCCCTACATGCTCGAGCGCATCGAAGTGCTCAAGGGTGCGGCCTCGGTGCTCTATGGCCAGACCCCGCCCGGCGGCCTGATCAACCTGCAGAGCAAGCGTCCGAATGCCGATGCGCGCAACGAAGTTGGCGTGCAGTACGGCAGCTACAACCGCAAGCAGGTCAACCTGGACGTTGGTGGCAAGCTGGACGAAGAGGGCGATGTGCTTTACCGCATGGTGGCCCTGAGTCGCGACACCGGTACCCAGGTCGATGATGTGGATGCCGCGCGCATCCTGCTGGCACCCTCGATGACCCTCAACTTCAACGACGATACCTCGCTGACCCTGCTGGCCAGCGTGCAGAAGGATCGCTCCGACCCCCAGCTGCAGTTCCTGCCGTCCAGCGGCACCATCGAGCACAACCCGAACGGCAAGATCGACACCGACACCGCCGTTGGCGACCCTGGCTACGAGACCTTCGAGCGTGACCAGTACACCCTGGGCTACGAGCTGAACCACCGGATCAACGACAACTGGGACTTCCAGCAGAACCTGCGCTATGGCCACATGGAGCTGGAGCTGCGCCAACTGTTCTATTACTTCAACCTGACCGACAGCCTGATCGGTCGTGGTCTGACCTATAACGACGGCAAGGCCGACAATCTGTCGGTGGACAATCGCCTGCTCGGCAATTGGTTCGGTGATCGCTGGGAGAACACCCTGCTGCTGGGCGTCGACTACCAGCAGTTGAAGATCAATGATCGCAGCCCCAACGGCTACCCGAACTTCCCGATCATTCCGGCACTGGATATCTACAATCCCGTCTACGGCCAGCCTATCGGCGACTTCGACCTGGAAGACAAGGATACCCGTGCCGACCAGATGGGCTACTACATCCAGGAGCAGTTCAAGTACGACAACTGGGTGTTCCTGCTCGGCGGCCGTTTCGACAAGTCGCGCACCGACTTCGACAACAACACCACCGGCGTAAGCCATAACGTGCGTGACGAGGACTTCACCTGGAGCGGTGGTATCGCCCATGTCTTCGACAACGGCCTGACACCCTACATCAGCTACTCCGAGTTCTTCCTGCCGGTGACCGACCTGAATACCGTCACCAACGAGCCGTTCAAGCCCGAGGAAGGCAATCAGAAAGAGATCGGCATCAAGTACCAGCCGGAAGGTCTGGATGCCATGTTCACCGCGGCGGTATTCGAGCTGACCCAGGAGAACGTCAAGAAGAACCTGACCACGCCGACCGGCAGCGTGCCGACCCAGCTGGGCGAAGTGCGCAGCCGTGGCATCGAGCTGGAAGCCCAGGCCAATGTCACCGAGAACATCAGCCTGATTGCCAGCTATACCAAGCTGGATCCGGAAACCACCAAGAGCACCCGCGAGGAAGAGAAGGGCAAGGCTCCGGCCAACGTCGCCGACGAGATGGCCGCGCTGTGGGGCAAGTACCAGTTCATCGGTGGCGCACTCGACGGTCTGGAGTTCGGTGCCGGTGTACGCCATACCAGCTCCAGCTATGGCGACAACACCGAGACCCTGGAAGTGCCGTCCTACACTCTGCTGGACGCCATGGTTGGCTACCGCATCCAGGATGTACGCCTGCAGCTCACCGCCAGCAACCTGACCGACAAAGAGTACGTCACCGCGTGTGACTACTACTGCTGGTACGGCAACCGTCGCAACGTCATCGCCAGTGTCAGCTATGAGTTCTGA
- a CDS encoding amino acid adenylation domain-containing protein, with translation MSAPIDKAALARRFLALGAPEQKRFLELLASKGIRFDRLPLVPAPRGEHLPASHAQQRLWLVAQLEPDSSAYHMVGAFALEGELDRGALLAALELIVERHEALRTRFYEHAGQLYQRIDPPGPLALEERDLRGETETVQALADAHAARAFDLVEGPLLRVQLLRLDEQRWRLQIVCHHIVSDGWSIGVFAEELGRAYAALRQGQAPQLAELPIQYADYAQWQRAWLEAGERERQLGYWRERLGSEQPVLALPYKLDASSQRHAARQAVAVPPALAERLRQLAQGEGATLFMLLLAAFQLLLARYSNQRDIRVGVPVANRQRAETASLVGFFVNTQVLRAEFDAGMSFRQLLAEVRRHALDAQDQQDLPFDQLVEALAPERSLGQTPLFQVLFNHQKRDLGALQLPGLRLEPLAQGVPHALFDLALDSLEDSAGQLRLTLTWARERLDDAQMQQMTNHLLGLLEQVSTTPDQPLVSLPLLDAGDQARLAEWNTPRQGFDAARLLPGLIAEQARLRPEVIALVHGSERITFAELESRSNRLANLLVAHGVQPESRVGVSLERGNAMIIAMLAVLKSGGAFVPLDPDYPRERLSYMVEDSGLQWLITSSDLAERLPLSSSVEPLYLDQLDLSAFAASTPAVPLHPLNLAYLIYTSGSTGQPKGVAVNHLGLSMHVQTIGQRYGMTPNDVELHFASISFDGALERWTVPLAFGSRLVIRDQELWSAEKTCQVIADEGVTISCLPPSYAQQLLDWVESQNLKLPVRSWTLGGEAFTRETYERLQRVLEPKRIINGYGPTETVVTPLIWEAFPGDSFEAAYAPIGNPVGPRSLYVLDSELNLLPIGVAGELYIGGEVGLARGYFQRPELTAERFLPDPFGAAGERMYRTGDLVRWRADGTLDYLGRVDHQVKIRGFRIELGEIESQLLALDGVQEAAVIARETPTGKQLVGYVVARDNTDTNALRSELAKVLPDYMVPAQIIALAKLPLTPAGKLDRAALPEPTWQSQDYEAPQSDNERILAAIWAEVLGVERVGRQDHFFELGGDSIVALQVVSRARQQGLQLAPRELFQFPRLAELAQAARAAGEEIAQEPVTGELPLAPIQAHFFAMNQAESAHWNQALNLELLRPLDPILLEQALQALVAHHDGLRLRFEQRDGRWTQHYGEVQADQSLLWQREAADDTQAEALCNGAQRSLDLARGPLLRGLYLRQAGKADRLLLAVHHLVVDGVSWRILLEDLLAAYRQLEAGQTVRLPGKSLSYKSWSESLQQWARGAAAQVELDAWCSRLSGPALALPRELDGISASHGDKREVRLALDAAETKRLLQAPAQLGVRIDALLLTALTRTLCRWSGQAGLRVNLEGHGREALAGELDLSRTVGWFTSLYPLQLPHLDDPQLQLQRVQQHLQQIEHGGQGYGVLRWLGDSQTRASLAELPSAEVIFNYLGQYQAGAAADWFRPAAGGGVAVAADNPLAARLAVNGQVFDGQLQLSWEYAANQYHSETIESLAADYRRELLGLLELARGQTVQGPSPLLRLTRQQVDTAPLFCTHPVTGRVTGYQPLAARLDGVREVFGLQCRSFLDPSWRDASLAEMADAYLAALLQQQPQGPYHLVGWSLGGSLALELAARLEARGAEVAFLGLFDCYVPGTEIAGDDARHPQARAKLVEHLQLLAPELPAKAWDGLFERLLPLEPLDWPQVANTWFAGQALDGMTRQSLEELLFAWALEQHMRRLCAGYALPTVKVRPHCWWAAQPVGRAALLERALEQVQGRAASHRLVDSDHQGIVRHPQVLAELVELLGN, from the coding sequence GTGAGCGCGCCCATCGACAAGGCCGCCCTGGCGCGGCGTTTTCTCGCCCTCGGTGCCCCCGAGCAGAAGCGTTTCCTCGAACTGCTGGCCAGCAAGGGCATCCGCTTCGACCGTCTGCCGCTGGTGCCGGCGCCGCGCGGCGAACACCTGCCGGCCTCGCATGCCCAGCAGCGCCTGTGGCTGGTGGCCCAGCTGGAGCCGGACAGCAGCGCCTACCACATGGTCGGCGCCTTCGCCCTGGAGGGCGAGCTGGATCGCGGTGCGCTGCTGGCGGCGCTGGAGCTGATCGTCGAGCGCCACGAGGCGCTGCGCACGCGCTTCTACGAGCACGCCGGCCAGCTGTACCAGCGCATCGACCCGCCCGGCCCGCTGGCCCTGGAGGAACGCGACCTGCGCGGCGAGACCGAGACCGTGCAGGCCCTGGCCGATGCCCATGCGGCGCGCGCCTTCGACCTGGTCGAGGGGCCGCTGCTGCGCGTGCAGCTGCTGCGCCTGGACGAGCAACGCTGGCGCTTGCAGATCGTCTGTCACCACATCGTCTCCGACGGCTGGTCGATTGGCGTATTCGCCGAGGAACTGGGCCGCGCCTATGCCGCGCTGCGCCAGGGGCAGGCGCCGCAGCTGGCCGAGCTGCCGATCCAATACGCCGATTACGCCCAGTGGCAGCGCGCCTGGCTGGAGGCCGGCGAACGCGAACGCCAGCTCGGCTACTGGCGCGAGCGCCTGGGTAGCGAGCAGCCGGTGCTGGCCTTGCCCTACAAGCTGGACGCCTCCAGCCAGCGCCATGCCGCGCGCCAGGCTGTCGCGGTGCCGCCAGCCCTGGCCGAGCGCCTGCGCCAACTGGCCCAGGGCGAGGGCGCGACCCTGTTCATGCTGTTGCTGGCCGCCTTCCAGCTGCTCTTGGCGCGCTACAGCAACCAGCGCGATATCCGCGTCGGCGTGCCGGTAGCCAACCGCCAGCGCGCCGAGACCGCGTCGTTGGTAGGTTTTTTCGTCAACACCCAGGTGCTGCGCGCCGAGTTCGATGCCGGCATGAGTTTCCGTCAGCTGCTGGCCGAGGTGCGCCGTCACGCGTTGGACGCCCAGGACCAGCAGGACCTGCCGTTCGACCAGCTGGTGGAGGCCTTGGCGCCCGAGCGCAGCCTGGGGCAGACGCCGCTGTTCCAGGTGTTGTTCAATCACCAGAAGCGCGACCTTGGCGCCTTGCAGCTGCCCGGCCTGCGCCTGGAGCCGTTGGCGCAGGGCGTGCCGCACGCACTGTTCGACCTGGCCCTGGACAGCCTGGAAGACAGCGCTGGCCAGCTGCGCCTGACCCTGACCTGGGCCCGCGAGCGGCTCGATGATGCGCAGATGCAGCAGATGACCAATCATCTGCTGGGCCTGCTGGAGCAGGTCAGCACTACGCCAGATCAGCCGCTGGTGAGCCTGCCACTGCTGGATGCCGGCGATCAGGCACGCCTGGCCGAGTGGAATACTCCGCGCCAGGGCTTCGATGCTGCGCGCCTGCTGCCCGGGCTGATCGCCGAGCAGGCGCGTCTGCGTCCAGAGGTCATCGCCCTTGTACATGGCAGCGAGCGGATTACCTTTGCCGAGCTGGAGTCCCGTTCCAACCGTTTGGCCAACCTGCTGGTGGCCCATGGCGTGCAGCCGGAGTCCCGCGTCGGTGTGTCGCTGGAGCGCGGCAACGCGATGATTATCGCCATGCTGGCAGTGCTGAAATCCGGCGGTGCCTTTGTGCCGCTCGACCCGGATTATCCGCGCGAGCGCTTGAGCTACATGGTCGAGGATTCGGGGCTGCAGTGGCTGATCACCAGTTCCGATCTGGCTGAGCGCCTGCCGCTGTCCTCGTCAGTTGAACCGCTGTATCTGGATCAGCTGGATCTATCCGCCTTCGCGGCTTCCACTCCTGCGGTGCCGCTGCATCCGCTGAATCTGGCCTATCTGATCTACACCTCCGGCTCCACTGGCCAGCCGAAAGGCGTGGCGGTGAATCATCTCGGTCTGAGCATGCATGTGCAGACTATCGGCCAGCGCTATGGCATGACCCCGAACGATGTGGAGCTGCACTTCGCCTCGATCAGCTTCGACGGCGCCCTGGAACGCTGGACCGTACCGCTGGCCTTCGGTAGCCGCCTGGTGATCCGCGATCAGGAGCTGTGGAGCGCGGAGAAAACCTGCCAGGTGATCGCCGACGAAGGCGTGACCATCTCCTGCCTGCCGCCGAGCTATGCCCAGCAGCTGCTGGATTGGGTGGAAAGCCAGAACCTGAAACTGCCGGTGCGCTCCTGGACCCTGGGCGGTGAGGCCTTTACCCGCGAGACCTACGAGCGTCTGCAGCGCGTCCTTGAACCCAAACGCATCATCAACGGCTACGGCCCGACCGAGACGGTGGTGACTCCGCTGATCTGGGAAGCCTTCCCCGGCGATAGCTTCGAGGCCGCCTATGCGCCCATCGGCAATCCGGTCGGCCCGCGCAGCCTGTATGTGCTGGATAGCGAACTGAACCTGCTGCCCATCGGCGTGGCCGGCGAGCTGTATATCGGCGGCGAAGTTGGTCTGGCCCGTGGTTACTTCCAACGTCCCGAGCTGACCGCCGAGCGCTTCCTGCCCGATCCGTTTGGTGCAGCCGGCGAGCGTATGTACCGCACTGGCGACCTGGTGCGCTGGCGTGCGGATGGCACCCTGGATTACCTGGGTCGCGTCGACCACCAGGTGAAGATCCGTGGCTTCCGTATCGAACTGGGTGAGATCGAGAGCCAGCTGTTGGCACTTGATGGCGTGCAGGAGGCGGCGGTGATCGCTCGTGAGACGCCGACCGGCAAGCAGCTGGTGGGCTATGTCGTCGCCCGCGATAACACTGATACCAATGCCCTGCGTAGCGAGCTGGCCAAGGTGTTGCCGGACTATATGGTTCCCGCGCAGATCATTGCCCTGGCCAAACTGCCGCTGACCCCGGCCGGCAAGCTGGATCGCGCCGCGCTGCCGGAACCGACCTGGCAGAGCCAGGACTACGAGGCGCCACAGAGCGACAACGAACGCATCCTCGCCGCCATCTGGGCCGAAGTGCTGGGCGTGGAGCGGGTAGGGCGCCAGGATCATTTCTTCGAGCTGGGTGGCGACTCCATCGTCGCCTTGCAGGTAGTCAGCCGCGCCCGCCAGCAGGGGTTGCAACTGGCGCCGCGCGAGCTGTTCCAGTTCCCCCGCCTGGCCGAGCTGGCCCAGGCCGCCCGGGCTGCCGGTGAGGAAATCGCGCAGGAGCCGGTCACCGGCGAACTGCCGCTGGCGCCGATCCAGGCGCATTTCTTCGCCATGAATCAGGCAGAGTCGGCGCACTGGAACCAGGCGCTGAATCTGGAGCTGCTGCGTCCGCTTGATCCGATCCTGCTGGAGCAGGCGCTGCAGGCACTGGTGGCGCATCACGATGGATTGCGCCTGCGTTTCGAGCAGCGCGACGGTCGCTGGACCCAGCACTACGGCGAGGTGCAAGCCGATCAATCGTTGCTCTGGCAGCGCGAAGCGGCCGACGACACGCAGGCCGAAGCGCTGTGCAACGGGGCGCAGCGCAGCCTGGACCTGGCCCGAGGGCCACTGCTGCGCGGCCTGTACCTGCGTCAGGCGGGCAAGGCGGACCGCCTGTTGCTCGCCGTCCATCACCTGGTGGTGGACGGGGTGTCCTGGCGCATCCTGCTGGAAGACCTGCTGGCGGCCTATCGCCAGCTGGAGGCGGGGCAGACCGTACGCCTGCCGGGCAAGAGCCTGTCCTACAAAAGCTGGAGCGAATCCCTGCAGCAATGGGCGCGCGGCGCGGCGGCTCAGGTCGAGCTGGATGCCTGGTGCAGCCGCCTGAGCGGCCCGGCGCTGGCCCTGCCACGCGAACTCGACGGCATCAGCGCCAGCCATGGCGACAAGCGCGAAGTGCGCCTGGCCCTGGATGCCGCCGAGACCAAGCGCCTGCTGCAGGCTCCGGCGCAGCTGGGCGTGCGTATCGACGCGTTGTTGCTTACCGCGCTGACGCGCACCCTGTGCCGCTGGAGTGGCCAGGCTGGGCTGCGGGTCAACCTCGAAGGCCACGGGCGCGAGGCGCTGGCCGGCGAGCTGGATCTGTCGCGTACGGTCGGCTGGTTCACCAGCCTGTATCCGCTGCAGCTGCCGCACCTGGACGATCCGCAGTTGCAACTGCAGCGTGTGCAGCAGCATCTGCAGCAGATCGAGCATGGTGGCCAGGGCTATGGCGTGCTGCGTTGGTTGGGCGATTCGCAGACGCGGGCTTCTCTTGCCGAGCTGCCGAGCGCCGAAGTGATCTTCAACTACCTCGGCCAGTATCAGGCCGGCGCGGCGGCGGACTGGTTCCGCCCGGCCGCGGGCGGTGGCGTGGCGGTGGCGGCGGACAACCCGCTGGCCGCGCGCCTGGCGGTCAATGGCCAGGTGTTCGACGGCCAGTTGCAGCTGTCCTGGGAATACGCGGCCAACCAGTACCACAGCGAGACCATCGAATCCCTGGCTGCGGACTATCGCCGGGAGCTGCTTGGCCTGCTGGAGCTGGCGCGCGGCCAGACCGTGCAGGGCCCGTCGCCGCTGCTGCGCCTGACCCGCCAGCAGGTAGATACAGCCCCGCTGTTCTGCACGCACCCGGTCACCGGCCGGGTCACCGGCTACCAGCCGCTGGCGGCACGCCTGGACGGCGTGCGCGAAGTGTTCGGCCTGCAGTGCCGCAGCTTCCTCGACCCGAGCTGGCGCGATGCTTCGCTGGCCGAGATGGCCGATGCCTACCTGGCCGCGCTGCTCCAGCAGCAGCCGCAGGGTCCGTATCACCTGGTCGGCTGGTCGCTGGGCGGCAGCCTGGCTCTGGAGCTGGCGGCACGCCTGGAGGCACGGGGCGCCGAGGTGGCCTTCCTCGGCCTGTTCGACTGCTATGTGCCGGGCACCGAGATCGCTGGCGACGACGCCCGCCATCCGCAGGCCCGAGCCAAGCTGGTCGAGCATCTGCAGCTGTTGGCGCCGGAGTTGCCGGCCAAGGCCTGGGATGGTCTGTTCGAACGACTGTTGCCACTGGAGCCGCTGGACTGGCCGCAGGTCGCCAATACCTGGTTTGCAGGGCAGGCGCTGGACGGCATGACCCGCCAGAGCCTGGAGGAACTGCTGTTCGCCTGGGCGCTGGAACAGCACATGCGTCGCTTGTGTGCCGGCTACGCACTACCCACGGTGAAGGTGCGCCCGCACTGCTGGTGGGCGGCGCAGCCGGTCGGGCGCGCGGCGCTGCTGGAGCGTGCCCTGGAGCAGGTGCAGGGCAGGGCGGCCAGCCATCGCCTGGTGGACTCCGATCACCAGGGCATTGTCCGCCATCCGCAGGTGCTGGCCGAGCTGGTGGAGCTGCTGGGTAACTAG